The window ATCATCTTCCGAAGAAGAGTTAGAGGGTTCTAGGGGTTGAGAGAGAGGTAGTTTTTGAGCCACTGTCTGTAGAGAAGGTAATATatctttattaattaatgtggGCAAAGGAGGTGGAGGCGGTAAATGAGCTGTACTGATAGTAGGAGGCATGAAAATATTACCACTATATAATCGTctcataaaatcataataacgCATTAAATTATCGCGTGATTTGAAAGAATGAAAATCAAAACCAAAACCATAATGAGGTTGAGCAAAAGCTGAACTTTCTGTTAGGGGTGGTGTAAAGGGTCTCTGTAAATGAGGATTTACTCTTAGTTTAGGTAAATTGGTAGTAGATTGTGTAGTGGCTTTGCTAGAGCCAGAACTAATAATGGGACTTGAGTTACGTCGCGGTATAGAAGATTGTGTTAAATCTATATGCTCAGTGGGTACAACAAAAGCTTTTGAATTATTATCGGGATTAGAATATCTGCGCTTTTTAGCCTGTGTCAGAGGACGAACTAAAGTGTCTGTAGCTGCAGCTGATGTTGCTGGTGTTGATAATTTTGTTAGAGTTTTTGTAGTGGTTCCTCCCTCTAAAGAACTCTCCGTGTGTGAGGAATAATTCAAGACCTCAAATTCCGAAGAATTTTCATTTTGAGCAACTTGAGCGGCAATTTCTTCTCTCGCAGCAGCTGCTGAGCTGGAGGGAGAAGAAGGTCTTAGATTCTTTTTGCATTCAGGGCAAATAGAAAGAAATCTTGTGACGGCTTCTCGAGGCAAAAAAGCATAGGTTTCAGAGATCtgtaaagaaaagaaagaaatttaataaatattatttttctataaaaaacgtaaaaacaaaaagtgtttttctCAGGTCTTATGACTCACTATGCGATAGGTACGCTTTTGACCGGCGTGCATGCCACTTCTACCGCCCAATTCCATGTGTATGTTATAGATGATGTCGAAAAATTCCTCAACCACCGATACTTTACGATAATGACGTTTTTCCATGAAATCctaaaagaaacattttgaaGTTTATAGCTTGAGTTCTAgaagaaaagctttttgttatCGGTTCTGTAGTTTACCTTATTAGTAGTGGCCACATATAGATCTACATCCGCCGGATTTTCCGAAAGTATAGCATTGGGTGCTAAAGGTTTCTTGGGGCGTTGTGTGCAGGGTGCATCCTCAAAGCTTTCGGGGCGTTTGGTGGTGAAaccttaaattaaataaaaattttataaaaaaaagcgtTCCCGCagaaattttttgaactttCAGAGCTTTCCATAACTTTTTAAAGCTTCTACTATTTTAAAGGCTTTGTAAAATAAGCCTTTGATATCTTAAAAGCTCtgcaacaaaagttttaaaagctttttactaaagcatttagtaatttaaaatctttctatcgaaagcttttaatatttaaaaatcgttATAACAAAAGCTTCAAAAGTTTAAACGAATTACAAAAAAGTGTTGAAGaactatttttacaaaaagctttcaaaagaaACTGCAGatgatttagttaaaaaaaaagcttttttatagtcGTTCTTCACTTACCTTTAGATTTAACCCAAAAACGAAATTTCGAACTATCCGGTCGACTATGCTCTTTGCCTTCCAAAGCCTTTAAGATTCTTATCTTTTTGCGCATGGTAATCGTTTTAGTTTTAGCCTGATCGCCATAAGTTTTCAAAGCCCAAGGTTGAAAAAGCTATTAATAGAAACAAACATCCcactaaaacatatttttagaaaacaaaatccTATAACTCTTTACTCACCTCATATATATGCTGCCTTTCTTCCTCCAATCTTTGTGCTTTTTCCCcaatagcagcagcagcagcactaTTATCACAAATCTCCGAGGTTGTCATAACACCTGTCACACTACTGCACATGGgtacatcatcatcaacatctgCATCGTATGCAATATCCAATGTTTCACTTGGTTGACGTTTATTTTCTCCACCGACAACGACATCTTCTTCTTCATCTTCTTCGTCTTCGGTTTGCTCTTTAATGGCATAGAGATTACTACCACTAGTACGTAAATGTGTCAAACTACTTTCGGAAACAAATGTAGGTTTGTCTTGTTGcaactgctgttgttgttgctgctgctgttgctgtttttgGTAACTTTGCATATGTTGCTGCAATTGAAATaaatgctgttgttgctgctgatgctgttgttgttgctgatgatgatgtaTCAACAGTTGGGGTGAGAGCTTATGACAGCCCTCAGAGCTTTTGTGATCATTATTTTGAGGTGACgacatagttttataaatttatttagtttttggtaATCGtaagttatttataaaacaaagggACATTTATTGaaggaaattatttatatgttgaagaataaaagctttttagtgGCGATCAAAAAGCttgaattaaaagaaatttgaaaacagGAACCATACAAAACTATGGAAGAGAAGGAGAGAAAATAAACAgttgttatatatttaaaaacacaattaCACTTCTCTAAAGAGCTTTAagctttcttttaaacaaattaaattttttacttcccttcagttctatttcagttctagttcagttctagttcagttctagttcagttctagttcagttctagttcagttctagttcagttctagttcagttctagttcagttctagttcagttctagttcagttctagttcagttctagttcagttctagttcagttctagttcagttctagttcagttctagttcagttctagttcagttctagttcagttctagttcagttctagttcagttctagttcagttcttttcagatctagttcagttcttgttcagatctagttcagttttaggttAATTCCAGTttagttttggttcagttctatttcacttCTAGTTCTTGTTTACTACTAGTACACTtcgaatttctttaataattgcCAAAAGCTTAAAGCtcatttgttttttcattttaacttttactaaatataaatttaaatatttttttaaattttttttgtttttacaaattaagtTCTTTTGTAGGAATCCACATTTATTGGAATCGAAAtcacagttttattaataatcattcagtttttttgtttattccttttggcttaaatatatttatatatttaggtattattttattaaaatttgttgaatactaacacttaacaaaatttctttttattacacCAGCATTCAGCACtcaagattatttttttataaaaaaaatgataaaaaaatgtttattaaacaaaaataaaacacaacaacaacaaaaagtttaaaacaaaaacttaacaaaaacaattaacaaaatattaaaagaaaaattaaaacttttcttataaactcaataatagtttttttgttttattaataaaaaaatctaataaaatttttgtttaaagaaacacGCGCGCCGTTTACGAACACATAAACCCACGAACAGTAAAAACCGAACTGATCACAAGTGACCAAAAAGATGACCAGTAGTTAAAATTAACACAAGATTTTCTTCAATagattttaagaataaaagatGAAGGAAGTATCCTTTAAGAAACAGGATaaataaaaacaggtttttgaaacaaacaaaaaaaaaacatataaagaaAACTGACAATTTGGTAAGTTTTTATTGAAAGGGGTTAAAAAAGGGGTAATATTAAGCAAAGATGCTCTTGTTGtcttttaaaggaatttttgtcTGTTGTTCCTTAAACAAATCAAGTGCCTACCTCAACTTATTATATACTTCTTTTTGTAAAGCTTAAGGgtgtttttgctttaaatggGTTGGCTGCTtaggttttattaaaattccttcAGAAACCACCAccatgttttatataaatttttgtaaatttatttcttatagaatattttataaagcatacttttaggtgttgctttaaaatgttctttgttgCAGTGTTATCTAACACATGTGGTGGTCTTTGTTGTTAAgtatatattgttgttgttctttcttGAGCTATCATTCTCTCTTAGTCTATGGAAGGCAGGCAAAGCACTTGTTGCTTATTCCTTTTTCATTCCACCCAATACAGAGCATTACCttacataatttatatttccGAAACCGTGTGTTGTAGTGAAGCGTATTCCAAAAAAATAGCGAGTTCCTAGGCATGCGGTGCAAGGTCTGACAAGAAAAATGGGGCAAACATTCTCTTTTTGCTAAATGGTATATAAAGAGTATTGCCATATGTGCCTTAGCATTGTCTTGACACACTTTCTAAACGTGCTCAGGCCAATTCTCATTTTTAAGAAATCAGTTGCATGCGATCCTTTTTGGTTTCTAAAGTAGAATTGTAAAGGCAATATCTCCGACGTCATGTTACCTTGTTGAATGACCCGATCTTTGGGTGATAGTTATTCCGAAGATGATATGAGCTATTAATACCTTTAGACTGCcggaactataaactggtgataatCAAATGTATATTCGGCATTTCCTTTGAATTATTTCATATGGAGACGAAGCAGGGAACCACATAATATGACACTAGAAATGGCTAATGGACACTTTGTTAAGGTTTCTTCAGGATAAACGTAGTGATTTCGAATTAAACCCAAAATCACGAGACGGGAATATCGATTAAAGAATGCACTGTGAAATTTATAATACTAGATAAGTTCAGTGACATTACCGAGGAAACAGATACCTATTAGATAAGTTATTGTGAAGctaagcattggaaatgagttggtgttaagtGTATATGATACCGCATGAATGTATTGGTAAACGGATCTTACCCGGCCATATACCTAGATTGATTGTGCTGGAAGGTGCACTCTGTACGCTTGTCGGATGAACGGGTTTAATGGTGATAAATAAAAAGgatgtatcatatacaaatgacaACATTAAAtatccttccttgtccaggtatgtttagaaaaagctttgttcataccagatttagTACAAAATCTTCTTGACTCTGTCACGTATATGGGACATCGGCGTCCCAtgatttttttacacttttctcGATTTATAGCGTCATTTTGAGTTCACATCTACAGTAATAGGTTATTCCCAAATTCCAAAaaacttcttattttttttagaatttaaagtcACTTCATGATAAAAAGGTTAATATCCTGCAATATCCTTCAACAAAACTTTTTCCATTTGTCATTAAATATGACCGATATACGTCAAAATGAAGTGTGTAGtaaagtaagttagtaagttagtaagttagtaagttagtaagttagtaagttagtaagttagtaagttagtaagttagtaagttagtaagttagtaagttagtaagttagtaagttagtaagttagtaagttagtaagttagtaagttagtaagttagtaagttagtaagttagtaagttagtaagttagtaagttagtaagttagtaagttagtaagttagtaagttagtaatttagtaagttagtaagttagtaagctaGTAAGCTAGTAAGCTAGTAAGATAGTAagctagtaagttagttagttagttcgttagttagttagttagttagttagttagttagttagttagtgagttagttagttagttagttagttagttagttagttagttagttagttagttagttaattagttagttagttagttagtgagttagttagttagttagttagttagttagttagttagttagttagttagttagttagttagttagttagttagttagttagttagttagttagttagttagttagttagttagttagttagttagtgagttagttagttatttagttagttagttagttagttagttagttagttagttagttagttagctagttagttagctagtgagttagttagttagttagttagttagttagttagttagttagttagttagttagttagttagttagttagtaagttagttagttagtggaTTAGCTGATACTTAATAGCTTGAACTTATATTTCTTAACAGTGATCTTCAAATTTCTTCTTACCCTCAAAAATATGCTACATTTTTCATACTTTGTGTTTAAAAGACTTCTAATCTTTTCAGGgggttgtttttaaatttgatttctaATTTCTTTTCCTTTACCTTGACcttaactttatttaattataataatcttTGTACCTGGTCTCTATTTAAATGATACTCTTTCATCATTGGCTATTTGCATTGCTCATTTCTTAAAGAAACACTCCCCTTTTCTCTTA of the Lucilia cuprina isolate Lc7/37 chromosome 2, ASM2204524v1, whole genome shotgun sequence genome contains:
- the LOC111685982 gene encoding uncharacterized protein LOC111685982 isoform X1, yielding MSSPQNNDHKSSEGCHKLSPQLLIHHHQQQQQHQQQQQHLFQLQQHMQSYQKQQQQQQQQQQLQQDKPTFVSESSLTHLRTSGSNLYAIKEQTEDEEDEEEDVVVGGENKRQPSETLDIAYDADVDDDVPMCSSVTGVMTTSEICDNSAAAAAIGEKAQRLEEERQHIYELFQPWALKTYGDQAKTKTITMRKKIRILKALEGKEHSRPDSSKFRFWVKSKGFTTKRPESFEDAPCTQRPKKPLAPNAILSENPADVDLYVATTNKDFMEKRHYRKVSVVEEFFDIIYNIHMELGGRSGMHAGQKRTYRIISETYAFLPREAVTRFLSICPECKKNLRPSSPSSSAAAAREEIAAQVAQNENSSEFEVLNYSSHTESSLEGGTTTKTLTKLSTPATSAAATDTLVRPLTQAKKRRYSNPDNNSKAFVVPTEHIDLTQSSIPRRNSSPIISSGSSKATTQSTTNLPKLRVNPHLQRPFTPPLTESSAFAQPHYGFGFDFHSFKSRDNLMRYYDFMRRLYSGNIFMPPTISTAHLPPPPPLPTLINKDILPSLQTVAQKLPLSQPLEPSNSSSEDDNDNTTILSAKRFKSSPESSHITTKASAPSVELQIPAIDKHFIQPTQVCAINLSKNSFSSTFSSHEKSGFEPKTPTSISSKPASTSTPTTSIKKEPITSPPKSLSLSHSSLRMPTICSSANTLPPLDFERLKPITSTYLQLTRSMGLSDEEALRFDNVKILTKVMLQIVDKSSS
- the LOC111685982 gene encoding uncharacterized protein LOC111685982 isoform X2 — translated: MSSPQNNDHKSSEGCHKLSPQLLIHHHQQQQQHQQQQQHLFQLQQHMQSYQKQQQQQQQQQQLQQDKPTFVSESSLTHLRTSGSNLYAIKEQTEDEEDEEEDVVVGGENKRQPSETLDIAYDADVDDDVPMCSSVTGVMTTSEICDNSAAAAAIGEKAQRLEEERQHIYELFQPWALKTYGDQAKTKTITMRKKIRILKALEGKEHSRPDSSKFRFWVKSKGFTTKRPESFEDAPCTQRPKKPLAPNAILSENPADVDLYVATTNKDFMEKRHYRKVSVVEEFFDIIYNIHMELGGRSGMHAGQKRTYRIISETYAFLPREAVTRFLSICPECKKNLRPSSPSSSAAAAREEIAAQVAQNENSSEFEVLNYSSHTESSLEGGTTTKTLTKLSTPATSAAATDTLVRPLTQAKKRRYSNPDNNSKAFVVPTEHIDLTQSSIPRRNSSPIISSGSSKATTQSTTNLPKLRVNPHLQRPFTPPLTESSAFAQPHYGFGFDFHSFKSRDNLMRYYDFMRRLYSGNIFMPPTISTAHLPPPPPLPTLINKDILPSLQTVAQKLPLSQPLEPSNSSSEDDNDNTTILSAKRFKSSPESSHITTKASAPSVELQIPAIDKHFIQPTQVCAINLSKNSFSSTFSSHEKSGFEPKTPTSISSKPASTSTPTTSIKKEPITSPPKSLSLSHSSLRMPTICSSANTLPPLDFERLKPITSTYLQLTRSMGLSDEEALRFDNVFISSMTCLAL